One stretch of Littorina saxatilis isolate snail1 unplaced genomic scaffold, US_GU_Lsax_2.0 scaffold_993, whole genome shotgun sequence DNA includes these proteins:
- the LOC138956475 gene encoding uncharacterized protein, translating to MSLLSCLMYVVANVVWFAMVWIFHRARHRQQLIRRQQHNSNLDQQFLTSVVGGPSRHIMHSSIFSMFGLHENRTFFSFEDHFSSFEEVAEACKRAGLDKCQLILGVDFSASNEWQGRKTFNSQCLHKVVAGKILNPYQKVISTIGRTLEGFDTDNYIPTFGFADKETKSDKVFSFTRESRGCRGFREVLQRYDRVVAKVTLGGPTNFAPIIREAIRIVREKKSYHILIIIADGQVTEYAPTVEAIVEACTVPLSIVVVGVGDGPWDAMEMFDNRLPQRLFDNFQFVNFHKVTAKKKNPDLSLALHMMMEIPDQYKTIKSMGYLDIPPDEDKRDLAGSSGVAQNGEARRRAPSTELNMSLVGGKSDFGTPERINSES from the coding sequence ATGTCGTTACTGTCGTGTCTGATGTACGTGGTGGCCAACGTGGTGTGGTTTGCCATGGTCTGGATCTTCCATCGCGCACGACACCGACAGCAGCTGATACGCCGACAGCAGCATAACTCCAACCTGGACCAGCAGTTCCTGACCAGCGTGGTCGGCGGTCCCTCCCGACACATCATGCACTCCTCCATCTTCTCCATGTTCGGACTGCACGAGAACCGCACCTTCTTCTCCTTCGAGGACCACTTCTCCAGTTTCGAGGAGGTGGCGGAGGCGTGCAAGCGAGCGGGCTTGGACAAGTGCCAGCTGATTCTCGGCGTGGACTTCTCTGCCAGCAACGAGTGGCAAGGGAGGAAGACGTTCAACTCTCAGTGCCTGCACAAAGTGGTGGCGGGGAAAATCCTCAACCCTTACCAGAAAGTCATTTCCACCATCGGTCGCACCTTGGAGGGTTTCGACACGGACAACTATATCCCCACTTTCGGCTTCGCGGACAAGGAGACGAAGAGTGACAAGGTGTTCTCCTTTACGCGAGAGTCCCGCGGGTGTCGGGGCTTCCGCGAAGTGTTGCAACGTTACGACAGGGTGGTCGCCAAGGTGACTCTGGGTGGGCCCACGAACTTCGCCCCCATCATCCGAGAAGCGATTCGCATCGTGCGGGAGAAGAAGTCCTACcacatcctcatcatcatcgcGGACGGCCAGGTGACCGAGTACGCACCCACGGTGGAGGCCATCGTGGAAGCCTGCACGGTACCTCTCAGCATCGTCGTGGTCGGAGTCGGCGACGGCCCGTGGGATGCTATGGAGATGTTCGACAACCGTCTACCCCAGCGCCTCTTTGACAACTTCCAGTTCGTCAACTTCCACAAGGTGACggccaagaagaagaacccgGACCTCAGCCTGGCCCTTCACATGATGATGGAGATCCCTGACCAGTACAAGACCATCAAGTCCATGGGCTACCTGGACATCCCACCGGATGAGGACAAGAGGGACCTCGCGGGGTCATCCGGGGTTGCTCAGAACGGGGAGGCGAGACGCAGAGCACCCAGTACGGAACTTAATATGTCTTTAGTGGGAGGAAAGAGTGACTTTGGCACCCCTGAGAGAATCAACTCTGAGTCTTGA